The Micromonospora siamensis genome contains the following window.
TCGCGGAGTTGCAGGTGGCCGCGGCGGCGCTGCGGGCGGCGGTGGAGGCGGGCTGCGCCGATCTGGTGGAGTGCGCCGGCCGGGAGTCCTGTCCGATCCCGTTCGAGGCGTCGGGTGGGGGCGTCGCGGGTGGTGGTTAGGGTCGCGGCGTGACGGTGCTGCGTTCCCTGGTGTTGTTCGTGCTGGCCGCGCTGGCGGAGATCGGCGGTGCGTGGCTGGTCTGGCAGGGCTGGCGGGAGCAGCGGGGCCTGTGGTGGGTGGCGGCCGGGGTGGTGGCGTTGGGGGCGTACGGGTTCGTGGCGACGTTGCAGCCGGATGCGAACTTCGGGCGGATCCTGGCGGCGTACGGAGGTGTGTTCGTGGCCGGTTCGCTGGTGTGGGGGATGGTGGTGGACGGCTTCCGCCCGGATCGGTGGGACGTGACCGGGGCGGTGATCTGCCTGGCCGGCGTGGCGGTGATCATGTACGCGCCGCGGGGCGCGTGAGACGCGGCGGCGCCCCGCGACACGGGTCGCGGGGCGCCGGCGGGTGGTGCGGGGTCAGTCGTCGCGGTGGGCGGCCCACCAGGACTGGCCGGCCTCGGGCAGGGTGTCGATCGGGTCGTAGTAGGCGTAGCGCTTGTTGAGCGCTTCGAGGTCGGCCGACTCGATCGAGGTGCGGTAGTTCTTGGTCCAGTAGGAGATGCCGCGTTCGCGGTCGTACTCGGTCAGCATGTGCACCCAGCGCTTGCCGACGAAGGGGACGTCGCAGACGATGCGCGGGGTGGCGTAGCCGGGCAGGTAGCCCATGATGTCGTGCTGGAGCTGCTGGGCGTGCCAGACGGGGACCCGCCAGTGCTCGGCGTTGGGGATCATGTCGCACATGTAGAAGTAGTACGGCAGGATGCCCGCCTCGCCCTGGAGTGCGAAGCAGAGGTCGAGCAGGTCCTCGCTGGTGGCGTTGACGCCGCGCATGAGCACGCCCTGGTTGCGGACGTCGCGGACGCCGACGTCGAGGGCGGTCTGGGCGGCCTTGGCGACCAGGGGGGTGATCGACTGGGCGTGGTTGACGTGGGTGTGGATGGCCAGGTTGACGCCGCGGCGGGCGGCGGTGCGGGCGACCCGCTCCAGGCCTTCGACGACGTCGTTCTGGAGCCAGTGCTGGGGCAGGCCCATGAGGGCCTTGGTGGCGAGCCGGATGTCGCGGACGGTCTCCAGCTCCAGCAGCCGCATCAGGTACGACTCGAGGTTGCGCCACGGCACGTTGGCCACGTCGCCGCCGGAGACGACGACGTCACGGACGCCGGGGTGGGCCTTGAGGTACGCGATGTGGGCGTCGTAGCGGTCGACGGGCTTGAGGGTGAGCTTGAGCTTGTCGACGGCGGGGGTGGAGTTGCCGACCAGGTCCATGCGGGTGCAGTGGCCGCAGTACTGGGGGCAGGTGGAGAGCAGTTCGGCGAGCACCTTGGTGGGGTAGCGGTGGGTGAGGCCCTCGGCGACCCACATGTCGTGCTCGTGGAGGCTGTCGCGGCTGGCGTACGGGTGTGACGGCCAGTCGGTGCGCCGGTCGGAGGCGACGGGGATCATGTAGCGCCGGACCGGGTCGGCGAGGAACGCCTCGGTGGTCATCGGCGCGAACGGCACCATCGTGTTGATCATCTGTGGCGGCACCAGCATGGACATGGTGGCCAGGGCCTTCTGGTCGGCCTCGAGGTCGGCGTAGAAGGTCTCGTCGACGGTGTCGCCGAGGACGGTGCGCAGCTGCTTGATGTTCTTGACGCAGTTGACGCGCTGCCACTGGGCGTTCTCCCACTGCTCGCGGGTGACGTGTCGCCAGCCGGGGAAGCGGGCCCAGTCGGGTTCGACCAGGGGGCTGCGGCGGTATTCGTAGGGCTGCCCGGCGGTCGGTACGGCGACCGGGGCGTGACGAGGCCCCGGGATGGTGTCAACCGGTTGGGTCTGGGTCACGGCCCCTCCTCGGATTGGTGGCTCGGTTTGATCAACGATCACGAAGGCTACTGGAAAATATCCGGTGAAGAAATTAGTCTGCCGTAAGTTTTCCCGCGATGCGAGCCCTGACCAGGGCATCGGGCGGCAACAGGGGGAGGTCGGCGTGACGTCACCGGTGGGTCTGCACCGCGTCGTGGAACCGGCGGGAGTGCTGCCGCAGGCGGCCTGGCGGCTGGACGCCAGGCCCGAGATCGCCCCGAACGAGGTGCGCATCCGGGTGCAGCGGCTCAACCTGGACGCGGCGAGCTTCCGGCAGCTGTCGGAGAAGCACGGCGGGGACGGGGAGAAGGTCCGCGCCGAGGTGCTCGACATCGTCGCCACCCGGGGCAAGATGCAGAACCCGGTGACCGGTTCGGGCGGCATGCTGATCGGCACCGTCGAGGAGGCCGGCCGGCGCTCGCCGCTGGGCCTCAAGGCCGGTGACCGGGTGGCGACGCTGGTGTCGCTGACCCTGACGCCGCTGACCATCCTCGACGGGCTGGCCCGCTGGGACGGGCGCAGCGAGCAGGTGCCGTGCGACGGGTACGCGATCCTGTTCGCCCGCTCCATCGCCGCGGTACTCCCCGACGACCTGCACCCGGAGCTGTCCCTGGCGGTGCTGGACGTGTGCGGGGCGCCGGCGTTGACCGCGCGGGTGGTGGCCGAGCAGGTGGCGCGGCGCCAGCGCGAGGGTGATCCCCGGCCGGTGGGTGTCGCGGTGATCGGTGGGGCCGGCAAGAGCGGGTCGCTGTCGCTGGCGGCGGCGCGGCGGGCGGGCGCGGGTCGTACCGTCGGGGTGGTGCCGGTGGTCGCGGAGCGCGACGCGCTGGCGGGGGTGGGTCTGGCCGACGCGGTCGCGTTGGCCGACGCCCGTGATCCGGTGGCGTTGTCGACGGCGGTGACCACCGCGTTGGGTGCGCCGGCGGACGTGACGGTGGTCTGCGTGGACGTGCCGGGCTGTGAGCACGGCGCGGTGCTGGCCACGGCCGACGGCGGCACGGTGATCTTCTTCTCGATGGCGACGAGCTTCGCGGCGGCGGCGTTGGGTGCGGAGGGCCTGGCGGCGGACGTGACGATGCTGGTGGGCAACGGGTACGTGCCGGGGCACGCGGAGCTTGCGTTGCAGTTGTTGCGGGCCGAGCCCGGGGTCCGTGCGTTGTTCACCTCCCGGCTGGCGGCAGACTGAACCCCA
Protein-coding sequences here:
- the kdd gene encoding L-erythro-3,5-diaminohexanoate dehydrogenase; protein product: MTSPVGLHRVVEPAGVLPQAAWRLDARPEIAPNEVRIRVQRLNLDAASFRQLSEKHGGDGEKVRAEVLDIVATRGKMQNPVTGSGGMLIGTVEEAGRRSPLGLKAGDRVATLVSLTLTPLTILDGLARWDGRSEQVPCDGYAILFARSIAAVLPDDLHPELSLAVLDVCGAPALTARVVAEQVARRQREGDPRPVGVAVIGGAGKSGSLSLAAARRAGAGRTVGVVPVVAERDALAGVGLADAVALADARDPVALSTAVTTALGAPADVTVVCVDVPGCEHGAVLATADGGTVIFFSMATSFAAAALGAEGLAADVTMLVGNGYVPGHAELALQLLRAEPGVRALFTSRLAAD
- a CDS encoding YnfA family protein; the encoded protein is MTVLRSLVLFVLAALAEIGGAWLVWQGWREQRGLWWVAAGVVALGAYGFVATLQPDANFGRILAAYGGVFVAGSLVWGMVVDGFRPDRWDVTGAVICLAGVAVIMYAPRGA
- a CDS encoding KamA family radical SAM protein, whose protein sequence is MTQTQPVDTIPGPRHAPVAVPTAGQPYEYRRSPLVEPDWARFPGWRHVTREQWENAQWQRVNCVKNIKQLRTVLGDTVDETFYADLEADQKALATMSMLVPPQMINTMVPFAPMTTEAFLADPVRRYMIPVASDRRTDWPSHPYASRDSLHEHDMWVAEGLTHRYPTKVLAELLSTCPQYCGHCTRMDLVGNSTPAVDKLKLTLKPVDRYDAHIAYLKAHPGVRDVVVSGGDVANVPWRNLESYLMRLLELETVRDIRLATKALMGLPQHWLQNDVVEGLERVARTAARRGVNLAIHTHVNHAQSITPLVAKAAQTALDVGVRDVRNQGVLMRGVNATSEDLLDLCFALQGEAGILPYYFYMCDMIPNAEHWRVPVWHAQQLQHDIMGYLPGYATPRIVCDVPFVGKRWVHMLTEYDRERGISYWTKNYRTSIESADLEALNKRYAYYDPIDTLPEAGQSWWAAHRDD